One genomic segment of Thermodesulfobacterium sp. TA1 includes these proteins:
- a CDS encoding CoB--CoM heterodisulfide reductase iron-sulfur subunit A family protein — protein sequence MAKPILVVGGGISGVTAAVEAAEVGADVILVEKQPTLGGRVAQLRYYFPKLCPPTCGLEINYRRIKSNPKIKVYTMAEVLEVGGVPGDYKVKVRISPRYVNDNCTACGECEKVCEGERVNDFDFGLSKTKAIYLPYPVAFPMKYVLDKDALAPGDLERIMAACKYNAIDPEMKEEVLELEVGSIIWATGWKPYDATNLDNLGYGKYANVITNMQMERMASPWGPTQGKIVRPSDNEPPKKVAFVQCAGSRDENHLPFCSYICCLASLKHSLYLSEQYPDTESYIFYIDLRTPGRYEKFLKRAESEAKINFIKGKVAKIEEDPETKDLIVTAEDTISGKRITQRVNLVVLALGMQPSLASAEIKGVKVDPNGFVLEDEGMFSCGCAKMPLDVMTSNETATGAALKAIQIIKRG from the coding sequence ATGGCTAAACCTATATTAGTGGTAGGTGGTGGTATAAGTGGAGTGACTGCTGCGGTAGAAGCAGCAGAAGTTGGTGCTGACGTTATTTTGGTAGAAAAGCAACCTACTTTAGGTGGAAGGGTAGCTCAACTTAGGTATTATTTTCCAAAGTTGTGTCCACCTACTTGTGGGTTAGAGATTAACTACAGAAGGATTAAGAGTAACCCAAAGATTAAAGTATATACTATGGCAGAGGTTTTAGAGGTAGGTGGAGTCCCCGGAGATTATAAGGTTAAGGTAAGAATATCTCCTCGATATGTTAATGACAACTGTACTGCTTGTGGGGAATGTGAAAAGGTTTGTGAAGGAGAGAGGGTAAATGATTTTGATTTTGGACTTTCTAAAACCAAAGCCATTTATCTTCCTTATCCTGTTGCTTTTCCTATGAAATATGTTTTAGATAAAGATGCCTTAGCCCCTGGAGATTTAGAAAGGATTATGGCAGCTTGTAAATATAACGCTATAGATCCTGAAATGAAGGAAGAGGTTTTAGAGTTAGAGGTAGGTTCTATTATCTGGGCTACCGGGTGGAAACCATATGATGCTACTAATCTTGATAATTTAGGTTATGGAAAGTATGCTAATGTAATAACCAATATGCAGATGGAAAGGATGGCTTCTCCGTGGGGACCTACTCAAGGAAAGATTGTTAGACCTTCAGACAACGAACCTCCTAAGAAGGTAGCCTTTGTTCAGTGTGCTGGTTCTCGAGATGAAAACCATCTGCCTTTCTGTTCTTATATCTGCTGTTTAGCCTCGTTAAAACATAGTCTTTATTTGTCTGAGCAATATCCTGATACAGAATCTTATATTTTTTACATAGACCTTAGAACTCCTGGTAGATATGAAAAGTTTTTGAAAAGGGCAGAATCTGAGGCTAAAATAAATTTTATTAAGGGTAAAGTAGCCAAGATAGAGGAAGATCCTGAAACTAAAGATTTGATTGTTACTGCAGAAGATACCATTTCAGGAAAACGGATAACCCAAAGGGTTAATTTAGTGGTATTAGCTCTTGGTATGCAACCAAGTTTAGCTTCTGCAGAAATTAAAGGTGTAAAGGTTGATCCAAATGGGTTTGTCCTTGAAGATGAGGGGATGTTCAGTTGCGGTTGTGCTAAGATGCCTTTAGATGTTATGACTTCAAATGAAACGGCTACTGGCGCAGCTTTAAAAGCTATTCAAATTATAAAAAGGGGGTAA